In Notamacropus eugenii isolate mMacEug1 chromosome 1, mMacEug1.pri_v2, whole genome shotgun sequence, one genomic interval encodes:
- the MTLN gene encoding mitoregulin: MKDIADRKLRVAVVVSFASGFFLGWQACRMWRRFLSWKKRRLQEQLQETQRRLDLY; encoded by the coding sequence ATGAAAGACATAGCGGATCGGAAGCTGCGCGTGGCCGTGGTGGTGTCCTTCGCCTCGGGCTTCTTCCTGGGCTGGCAGGCGTGCCGCATGTGGAGGCGCTTCCTGAGCTGGAAGAAACGGCGGCTGCAGGAACAGCTGCAAGAAACGCAGAGGCGGCTGGACCTGTACTGA